The DNA segment CTGGCGCTTGCAAAGGACAGGAGCCACGTCATCGCCATGACCAACGCCACTGCGTGGCATCATCCGATCCACTTGCATGGTCATTCGTTCCGGGTGATTTCCCGTAACGGCCAACCCACCCGTCATCAGGAATGGCAGGATACCGTGCTGGTTTCGCCGCGCGAGAAGGTCGAGATCGCCTTCGTTGCCGATAATCCCGGCGATTGGATGTTCCATTGCCACGTTCTCGAACACCAGGCTGGCGGCATGATGGCCGTCTTCCGAGTCGCCTGACCCGAAAGGAGAAACAAATGTCCAAGATTCTGAAAGCAGTCGTCCTTGCCTCCATCCTGTCGGGTGCCCCCGCGCTCGCCGGCGAAAAGGACGTGATGCTTTACAAGAACCCGCAATGCGGCTGCTGCGAGGGCTATGCCGACTATCTGCGCCAAAACGGGTTCAACGTGACCGTCAAAGCGACGCATGATCTCGCTGCGATGAGCCGCGAGGCCGGCATTCCGGACGAGGCCCAGGGTTGCCACCTCTCGATGATCGACGGCTATGCCGTAAGCGGTCACGTGCCGATCGGCACGGTCAAAAAGCTCTTGACCGAGCGGCCGGACATCAAGGGTGTGACATTGCCCGGCATGCCCATGGGTTCGCCCGGCATGAGCGGCACGAAGGAAGGCCCCTTCGAGATGCTGGAGATCAACAAATCCGGCGGCGTCGGCGGCGTTTACGCCAGGGAATAGGAGCAGCCCGATGATGGAAGGCATGA comes from the Sinorhizobium garamanticum genome and includes:
- a CDS encoding DUF411 domain-containing protein, yielding MSKILKAVVLASILSGAPALAGEKDVMLYKNPQCGCCEGYADYLRQNGFNVTVKATHDLAAMSREAGIPDEAQGCHLSMIDGYAVSGHVPIGTVKKLLTERPDIKGVTLPGMPMGSPGMSGTKEGPFEMLEINKSGGVGGVYARE